The Streptomyces laurentii region GCTGCCGGGGGCGGTGGAGGCGACGCGGGAGGCGTTCCGGGGGCTGGCGGAGGGCCTGCCGTACTGACGCGCCGGCACCCTCCTGGAAGATGGCCAAGTAAAAAATGTAACCGAGTTGCGTTTTCTGGGGTTCGCGAGGGACCCTGGACGGCATGCAGCCCCTCCGTCATGACCTCGACCGGGAACGCGCCCACCACGACGCCTGCCGCGCCGCCCTCGCCCGCATGATCGAGGGCGTCGAGGAACAGGTCGTCACCGGCGAGGACACCGCCGCCTCCGGGGCCGACGCCGAGGCCCTCGGCCACCACCTGCGCAGCCGCGCCAAGGTCTTCCGCGAGATGCCGCCCGGCCCGCTCTTCTTCGGCCGCCTCGACCGTACGGACGGCCAGGTCCACCACATCGGCCGCCGCCGGGTCGCCGAGCACCCGGCCGCCCCGCCGCTGGTCGTCGACTGGCGGGCGCCGGTCTCCCGCGCGTACTACCAGGCCGGGCCGAAGGATCCCCAGGGTGTGGAGCGCCGGCGCCGCTTCGGCTGGGCGCCGGGCAGCCTCGGGGCGTCGGCGGACCTGACCGCGCTGGAGGACGAGTACCTGGGCGAGACCTCCGGTACGGCAGGCGACGTGAGCGGACCGGGCGCGAGCGCGATCCTTGCCACGGAGATCAAACGGCCCCGCGTCGGCCCCATGCGCGACATCGCCGCGACCCTCCAGCCCGAACAGGACGACCTGGTCCGCTCCGGCCCCGCCACCTCGATCTGCGTGCAGGGCGCCCCCGGCACCGGCAAGACCGCCGTCGGCCTGCACCGGGCCGCGTATCTCCTCTACACCCACCCGCGGCGGCTCCGGCGTTCCGGACTCCTCGTCCTCGGCCCCAACCGCACCTTTCTCTCCTACATCGCCGAGGTGCTGCCCGCGCTCGGTGAGACCGGGGTGCGCCAGTCCACCGTCCAGGACGAGATCGCCCGCCACGAGGTACGCGCCGAGGACGGCGAGGCGGCGGCCCGCGTCAAGCACGACGCACGGATGGCGGAGGTGCTGCGCCGGGCCCTCTACGCGCGCGTGGACGCGGCGTCCGCCGAGGCCGGCGACCTGGTGGTGCCGGACGGCTCGTACCACTGGCGGGTCCCCGCGCACGAGCTGGCCGGGATCGTCGCGGCGGTACGGGACGAGGCCCCGCCCTACGCCACCGGCCGCGAACGGGTCCGCGCCCGCGCCGTCCGCGCCCTCCAGCTGCGCGCCGAACGCCGGGCCGGGGTGCTCGGCGCCGTCTGGACGCGCCGGATCGAGCGGGCCCGGCCGGTGACGGCCTGGCTCGACGCGTGCTGGCCCAAGGCCACCCCGGAGGAGGTCCTCGCCGAGATCCTGACCGAGCCGCCGGGCCCCACGGCCCCGGAGGGGGACCCGCTCCTCACACCCGCCGAACGCGCCGCGATCCGCTGGACGAAGCCCCCGCGCTCGTACCGCAGCGCCCGCTGGACCGCCGCC contains the following coding sequences:
- a CDS encoding ATP/GTP binding protein (ATP/GTP binding protein [Streptomyces viridochromogenes DSM40736];~P-loop containing Nucleoside Triphosphate Hydrolases; cl09099;~Superfamily I DNA and RNA helicases [General function prediction only];~identified by MetaGeneAnnotator; putative), whose product is MQPLRHDLDRERAHHDACRAALARMIEGVEEQVVTGEDTAASGADAEALGHHLRSRAKVFREMPPGPLFFGRLDRTDGQVHHIGRRRVAEHPAAPPLVVDWRAPVSRAYYQAGPKDPQGVERRRRFGWAPGSLGASADLTALEDEYLGETSGTAGDVSGPGASAILATEIKRPRVGPMRDIAATLQPEQDDLVRSGPATSICVQGAPGTGKTAVGLHRAAYLLYTHPRRLRRSGLLVLGPNRTFLSYIAEVLPALGETGVRQSTVQDEIARHEVRAEDGEAAARVKHDARMAEVLRRALYARVDAASAEAGDLVVPDGSYHWRVPAHELAGIVAAVRDEAPPYATGRERVRARAVRALQLRAERRAGVLGAVWTRRIERARPVTAWLDACWPKATPEEVLAEILTEPPGPTAPEGDPLLTPAERAAIRWTKPPRSYRSARWTAADLVLLDELAGLIEHPAGYAHIVVDEAQDLSPMECRAIARRAGFGSLTVLGDLAQGTTPWAARDWPAQLAHLGKPDATLVPLTTGYRVPAAVVELANRLLPELGAADWAGRSLRAGGEVTVRRVDDVVAGVAEAVRAALAEEGSVGVIAADAVVGPLRERGFPADRVTVVPASLAKGLEYDHVVVAEPAAIVAAEPRGAHRLYVALTRAVSRLALVHAEPLPAALAGALAGALAETARP